The Legionella lansingensis DNA window CATTGTAAAAGAAATCCTCTTAGAAATCGCAGCCCTGCTTCTTGACTTTTTTCCGGGTGAAATTGTGCAGCAATAATATTATCTCGTTTTATAATTGCACCAAAGCGCACCCCGTGAGTACAAAAACCAACCACCTCTTTTTCAGTAGGATTTTGATAGGCGAAGGAATGATCAAAGTAAAAATCAGCTTTATTCCCGGAAATAAACTCACCAAAATCACATTCAAATTGCACTGAGTTCCAACCAACATGGGGAACACGAATGCCAGGGTATGTTGGAATTCGCTTAATATCACCATTAAACCAGCTAAGACCTGGTGTTTCTGGTGATTCTTCACTGCATTCAGTTAAAAGCTGCATCCCTACACAAATTCCTAATAGGGGCTTACGCTCTTCAAAGGCCCAGCGCTCGATACTTGGTATAAATTCACTTGAACGTAGATTTTCTACACAAAAACCAAAAGCACCCACTCCCGGTAAAACAAGATGTGTACATTCCAATAACTGCTTCTCTGTTGTCACTCGAAGCACGCGCGCCCCAATATGGTTAAATGCATTTTCAATGGATTGAATATTGCCGGCTTGATAATCGATGATACCAACGACTGACTTCTTGGCTGTGTGCATTTAAGCTATCTCTTCTCGTACTTTGCTAGCACGCCAACGGGCAACTATTTCTTCAACATCGACGCGAAACATCGCACCATCGCGACTCCATGAATCAAAATCAGACGTTTTTTTACCAGGCTGCGTCTTTTCCAGATCATGCTCATAGGGGCTTACTTGATGACTCATGGCGATGTCAAGAAACTCTTCTTCCGTAAGACCAATGAAATCCAAAAATAGATCAAGACTGGGTGGTCTACGTCCTTCATACTCTGCAATAAGTTTTTTACCTTCTTCAAGGGTTAATCGACCATGGCGAATATCAAGAGCTACGAGGTGAGATGGA harbors:
- the hisH gene encoding imidazole glycerol phosphate synthase subunit HisH, translated to MHTAKKSVVGIIDYQAGNIQSIENAFNHIGARVLRVTTEKQLLECTHLVLPGVGAFGFCVENLRSSEFIPSIERWAFEERKPLLGICVGMQLLTECSEESPETPGLSWFNGDIKRIPTYPGIRVPHVGWNSVQFECDFGEFISGNKADFYFDHSFAYQNPTEKEVVGFCTHGVRFGAIIKRDNIIAAQFHPEKSQEAGLRFLRGFLLQ